Proteins encoded by one window of Actinocorallia herbida:
- a CDS encoding endonuclease/exonuclease/phosphatase family protein, translated as MTRTSTRTTGQGGSDLRETGSGARLARVRRVTRPAAWRRGLVLAASALLLGLVMLLHAVIPNRIWSLGSLVETFLPWFGLLIPVLLAGALWRRSVSGTVALLLPVVVWLSLFGGLLGDRSHPGGDLTVVGHNVGAGNPDPAGTARDLAASGADVLALEELAPQVLGTYEKELATAYPYHTVQGTVGLWSRLPLSDTRPVDTEMDAGPLGDAKPADVKLTYNRALRTTVATAQGPLAVYVAHLGSVRVNPREGFWTAHRDRGAQALAEALAAERNDRVVLLGDLNGTMDDRAFDGVTSRLRSAQEAAGDGLGFTWPAKFPVVRIDQILVRGVAPESAWTLPATGSDHLPVAARIGW; from the coding sequence ATGACCAGAACCTCGACCCGAACCACCGGACAGGGCGGCTCCGACCTCCGGGAGACCGGCTCCGGCGCCCGGCTCGCGCGCGTCCGCCGGGTGACCAGGCCGGCGGCCTGGAGGCGCGGCCTCGTCCTCGCGGCGTCGGCGTTGCTTCTCGGCCTGGTGATGCTGCTGCACGCGGTGATCCCGAACCGGATCTGGAGCCTCGGCAGCCTCGTGGAGACCTTCCTGCCGTGGTTCGGCCTGCTCATCCCGGTGCTGCTGGCCGGGGCGCTCTGGCGCCGTTCCGTCTCCGGGACGGTCGCCCTTCTGCTGCCCGTCGTGGTGTGGCTGAGCCTCTTCGGCGGGCTGCTCGGCGACCGGTCCCACCCGGGCGGCGACCTCACCGTGGTCGGCCACAACGTCGGCGCGGGCAACCCCGACCCGGCCGGTACCGCCCGCGACCTGGCGGCCTCCGGAGCGGACGTGCTGGCGCTGGAGGAGCTGGCCCCGCAGGTCCTGGGCACGTACGAGAAGGAGCTGGCGACCGCGTACCCGTACCACACGGTGCAGGGCACGGTCGGGCTGTGGAGCAGGCTGCCGCTGTCGGACACCCGGCCGGTCGACACCGAGATGGACGCGGGGCCGCTGGGCGACGCCAAGCCCGCCGACGTCAAGCTGACCTACAACAGGGCGCTGCGCACCACGGTGGCCACGGCGCAGGGGCCGCTGGCGGTGTACGTGGCGCACCTGGGGTCCGTGCGCGTGAACCCACGGGAGGGGTTCTGGACGGCCCATCGCGACCGAGGGGCCCAGGCGCTCGCCGAGGCGCTCGCCGCCGAGCGCAACGACCGCGTGGTGCTGCTCGGCGACCTGAACGGCACCATGGACGACCGCGCGTTCGACGGCGTCACCTCGCGGCTGCGCTCGGCCCAGGAGGCGGCAGGCGACGGCCTCGGCTTCACCTGGCCGGCGAAGTTCCCGGTGGTGCGGATCGACCAGATCCTGGTCCGGGGCGTGGCACCGGAGAGCGCGTGGACCCTGCCGGCCACCGGCAGCGACCACCTGCCGGTGGCGGCCCGCATCGGCTGGTGA
- a CDS encoding response regulator transcription factor produces the protein MRVLIVEDEPYLAEAIRDGLRLEAIAADIAGDGDTALELLGVNAYDIAVLDRDVPGPSGDEIAERIVASGSGMPILMLTAADRLDDKASGFGLGADDYLTKPFELRELALRLRALDRRRAHHRPPVREIAGLRLDPFRREVHRHGRYVALTRKQFAVLEVLVSADGGVVSAEELLERAWDENADPLTNAVRITVSALRKRLGEPWIIATVPGVGYRIDTGPGTGHEGRDGA, from the coding sequence ATGCGTGTGCTGATCGTGGAGGACGAACCCTATCTGGCGGAGGCCATCCGTGACGGCCTGCGCCTGGAGGCGATCGCGGCCGACATCGCGGGCGACGGCGACACCGCTCTGGAACTGCTGGGCGTCAACGCCTACGACATCGCCGTCCTCGACCGCGACGTCCCCGGGCCGTCCGGCGACGAGATCGCCGAGCGCATCGTCGCGTCCGGCAGCGGTATGCCGATCCTCATGCTCACCGCGGCCGACCGGCTCGACGACAAGGCCTCAGGATTCGGGCTCGGCGCCGACGATTACCTCACCAAACCCTTCGAGCTCCGGGAACTCGCGCTCAGGCTCAGAGCGCTCGACCGCCGGCGGGCCCACCACAGACCGCCCGTCCGTGAGATCGCGGGGCTGCGGCTCGACCCGTTCCGCCGAGAGGTCCACCGGCACGGCCGCTACGTCGCGCTGACCAGGAAGCAGTTCGCGGTGCTCGAAGTCCTCGTCTCCGCCGACGGCGGTGTCGTCAGCGCCGAGGAACTCCTGGAACGCGCGTGGGACGAGAACGCCGACCCGCTCACCAACGCTGTGCGCATCACCGTCTCGGCGCTGCGCAAGCGCCTCGGCGAACCCTGGATCATCGCCACCGTGCCGGGCGTCGGCTACCGCATCGACACGGGACCGGGGACCGGACACGAGGGAAGAGACGGTGCGTAG
- a CDS encoding sensor histidine kinase — protein MRRAPGLSARLKLTLSYTGFLLLAGALLLAAWSVILLGFQRRAIDAQGLVFAVPGAGLLRSFAPSAAAVMAFLLVFGLSGGWILAGRMLAPLTQITDATRAAANGSLSHRIRLPGRNDEFRELADAFDTMLTRLEAHVAEQRRFAANASHELRTPLAISKALLDVARADPAHDTGEVIERLRNVNTRAIDLTEALLLIGRADQRSFAREPVDLSLMAEEATETLLPLAEKHGVAIETSGDIAPTSGSPALLLQLAMNLVHNAIIHNLPARGTVWVGTGVRPGTVVLTVENTGEQVAPKLAATLTEPFRRGTERLHTDHAGVGLGLAIVKTITQAHDGTLTLLPRPSGGIRVTVELPRTTAHPDG, from the coding sequence GTGCGTAGGGCCCCCGGGCTCAGCGCTCGCCTCAAACTCACCCTCAGCTACACCGGATTCCTCCTGCTCGCCGGCGCCCTGCTGCTCGCCGCCTGGTCGGTGATCCTCCTGGGATTCCAGCGGCGGGCGATCGACGCGCAGGGGCTGGTCTTCGCGGTTCCGGGCGCCGGCCTCCTGCGCTCCTTCGCGCCGTCGGCGGCCGCGGTCATGGCGTTCCTGCTGGTGTTCGGCCTCTCGGGGGGATGGATCCTCGCCGGCCGCATGCTCGCCCCGCTGACCCAGATCACGGACGCCACCCGCGCGGCCGCGAACGGATCGCTGTCCCACCGGATCCGGCTGCCCGGCCGCAACGACGAGTTCCGCGAACTCGCCGACGCCTTCGACACGATGCTCACCCGGCTCGAGGCGCACGTCGCGGAACAGCGGAGATTCGCGGCCAACGCCTCCCACGAGCTGCGCACCCCGCTGGCGATCTCCAAGGCGCTCCTCGACGTGGCCCGCGCCGATCCGGCACACGACACCGGCGAGGTCATCGAGCGCCTCCGCAACGTCAACACCCGGGCGATCGACCTCACCGAGGCACTGCTCCTGATCGGCCGGGCCGACCAGCGGTCCTTCGCCCGCGAGCCCGTCGACCTGTCCCTCATGGCGGAAGAGGCCACCGAGACGCTCCTCCCCCTCGCGGAGAAGCACGGCGTCGCCATCGAGACCTCCGGCGACATCGCCCCCACGAGCGGATCACCGGCCCTTCTGCTGCAGCTGGCCATGAACCTCGTGCACAACGCGATCATCCACAACCTGCCGGCGCGGGGCACCGTGTGGGTCGGCACCGGCGTCCGCCCCGGGACGGTGGTCCTCACCGTCGAGAACACCGGCGAGCAGGTCGCCCCGAAGCTGGCCGCGACGCTCACCGAGCCCTTCCGCCGTGGCACGGAGCGCCTGCACACCGACCACGCGGGCGTCGGCCTGGGCCTGGCGATCGTCAAGACGATCACCCAGGCGCACGACGGAACCCTCACCCTGCTCCCCCGTCCCTCCGGCGGCATCCGCGTCACCGTCGAGCTCCCCCGGACGACCGCGCACCCCGACGGCTGA
- a CDS encoding galactose oxidase early set domain-containing protein has product MRALLSGLAVAVTATVPAAIPAPASAAPNLVPNPKLETMAGKLPKCWTTWSTGHNTAKTKVVAGRSGKRAVQIDMKVRVSGARALVQTPACAIKTTGGKRFDLSFYLKSDTAKMKVVTFRKDAKGKWHKWKDLAVGGASAKWKRVEVRTPFAPDGTTAIRFGLAVEGKGKITTDDYTAVRAPGVTGVCTDPNGCTQGKWAVREFGDPVPDGEGDTGDGGTGLKKGVRAMHAVLLVTGKVLLIAGSGNNRANFDNRLEAGRLVSWLYDPIKNTYKKIGTPSDMFCAGHVQLSDGRVLVMGGTKKYPDYVPQEDGWLGEERSYLFDPFDEKYIQTNDMSDGHWYPSATVLGNGDVYTVGGYAGEYAGGRQQISRVTELFKYDKNSKTGGKWLPENQVVQTGINWATYPSLILTQDNRLFYTGASVFGHPTGNNDGNNYSDGEPFLGPGFLDIKTKKWTPVGGLSQDHARDQAASLLLPPAQNQKVMVLGGMNFNGTAQGQQDGAHQHTDIVDLDDAGAGFKRGPDLLTPKVYLSAVILPDGKVFETGGSRGNRAGYTHEASVFDPKKPGQWTPMAADPVGRTYHNSSILLPNGAVMAQGSNPASNFYDTRISIYKPPYFFKGPRPKITGVGTRYWAYGNTYTFKTNRKIKTAWLIRPAAVTHSSDPNQRAVAPEKLTVTGKTVKFKLTGKSSIAPPGWYMLFATDAKGLPSVARWIHVG; this is encoded by the coding sequence GTGCGCGCGCTGCTGTCCGGTCTGGCGGTGGCGGTGACCGCCACCGTCCCGGCGGCGATCCCCGCGCCGGCGAGCGCGGCGCCGAACCTCGTCCCCAACCCCAAGCTCGAAACGATGGCGGGCAAGCTCCCCAAATGCTGGACGACCTGGTCGACCGGGCACAACACCGCCAAGACGAAGGTCGTCGCGGGCCGCTCAGGCAAGCGCGCCGTCCAGATCGACATGAAGGTGCGGGTCTCGGGCGCCCGCGCCCTGGTGCAGACCCCGGCCTGCGCGATCAAGACGACGGGCGGCAAGCGGTTCGACCTGTCGTTCTACCTGAAGAGCGACACCGCCAAGATGAAGGTGGTGACCTTCCGCAAGGACGCCAAGGGCAAGTGGCACAAGTGGAAGGACCTCGCGGTCGGCGGCGCCTCGGCCAAGTGGAAGCGGGTGGAGGTCCGCACGCCCTTCGCCCCCGACGGCACCACCGCGATCCGCTTCGGCCTCGCCGTCGAGGGCAAGGGCAAGATCACCACGGACGACTACACGGCGGTTCGGGCTCCGGGCGTCACCGGCGTGTGCACCGACCCGAACGGCTGCACCCAGGGCAAGTGGGCGGTCCGTGAGTTCGGCGACCCCGTCCCGGACGGCGAGGGCGACACGGGAGACGGCGGCACGGGCCTCAAGAAGGGCGTGCGCGCCATGCACGCCGTGCTCCTGGTCACCGGCAAGGTCCTGCTCATCGCCGGATCGGGCAACAACCGCGCCAACTTCGACAACCGCCTGGAAGCCGGCCGGCTCGTCAGCTGGCTGTACGACCCGATCAAGAACACGTACAAGAAGATCGGCACCCCGTCCGACATGTTCTGCGCGGGCCACGTCCAGCTCTCGGACGGCCGCGTCCTGGTGATGGGCGGGACGAAGAAGTACCCGGACTACGTTCCCCAGGAGGACGGCTGGCTGGGCGAGGAGCGCTCCTACCTCTTCGACCCGTTCGACGAGAAGTACATCCAGACGAACGACATGAGCGACGGGCACTGGTACCCGTCGGCGACGGTCCTGGGCAACGGCGACGTCTACACCGTCGGCGGTTACGCGGGTGAGTACGCGGGCGGAAGGCAGCAGATCTCGCGTGTCACCGAGCTGTTCAAGTACGACAAGAACTCCAAGACCGGCGGCAAGTGGCTGCCCGAGAACCAGGTCGTGCAGACCGGGATCAACTGGGCCACCTACCCCTCGCTCATCCTCACCCAGGACAACCGGCTCTTCTACACCGGCGCCAGCGTCTTCGGCCACCCCACCGGCAACAACGACGGCAACAACTACTCCGACGGCGAGCCGTTCCTCGGCCCGGGCTTCCTCGACATCAAGACCAAGAAGTGGACCCCGGTCGGCGGGCTCAGCCAGGACCACGCCCGCGACCAGGCCGCCAGCCTGCTCCTGCCGCCCGCCCAGAACCAGAAGGTCATGGTCCTCGGCGGCATGAACTTCAACGGCACGGCTCAGGGCCAGCAGGACGGCGCGCACCAGCACACCGACATCGTCGACCTCGACGACGCGGGGGCGGGCTTCAAGCGCGGCCCCGATCTGCTGACGCCCAAGGTGTACCTGTCGGCCGTCATCCTCCCCGACGGGAAGGTCTTCGAGACCGGTGGCTCCCGCGGCAACCGCGCCGGATACACCCACGAGGCCTCCGTCTTCGATCCGAAGAAGCCCGGCCAGTGGACGCCCATGGCCGCCGATCCCGTCGGCCGGACCTACCACAACTCCTCGATCCTGCTGCCGAACGGCGCCGTCATGGCGCAGGGGTCGAACCCGGCCAGTAACTTCTACGACACCCGGATCTCGATCTACAAGCCGCCCTACTTCTTCAAGGGCCCGCGCCCGAAGATCACCGGGGTCGGCACTCGGTACTGGGCCTACGGCAACACCTACACCTTCAAGACCAACCGGAAGATCAAGACCGCCTGGCTGATCCGTCCGGCCGCCGTCACCCATTCCTCCGACCCCAACCAGCGCGCCGTCGCCCCGGAGAAGCTCACCGTCACCGGCAAGACGGTCAAGTTCAAGCTCACCGGCAAGAGCAGCATCGCCCCTCCCGGCTGGTACATGCTCTTCGCCACCGACGCCAAGGGCCTGCCCTCCGTCGCCAGATGGATCCACGTGGGCTAG
- a CDS encoding roadblock/LC7 domain-containing protein → MTGELNWLLDDLVDRVIPVHHALLLSRDGLVMAASRNMSSEDAQFLAALSSGFHSLARGAAEHYSAERVNQAVIELDDRLFFVLPAGTGTCLAVLSDAGAQAAQVAYEMALLIKRVSRHLTAAARTT, encoded by the coding sequence GTGACCGGCGAACTCAACTGGCTGCTCGACGACCTGGTGGACCGGGTGATCCCCGTCCACCACGCCCTCCTGCTCTCCCGCGACGGCCTCGTCATGGCCGCGTCCCGCAACATGTCCTCCGAGGACGCCCAGTTCCTCGCCGCCCTGTCGTCGGGCTTCCACAGCCTGGCGCGGGGAGCCGCCGAGCATTACTCGGCCGAGCGGGTCAACCAGGCGGTGATCGAGCTGGACGACAGGCTCTTCTTCGTCCTGCCCGCGGGAACCGGCACCTGCCTCGCCGTGCTCAGCGACGCGGGCGCCCAGGCCGCCCAGGTCGCCTACGAGATGGCCCTCCTCATCAAGCGCGTCAGCCGCCACCTCACGGCCGCGGCCCGCACGACCTGA